From a region of the Kwoniella mangroviensis CBS 8507 chromosome 1 map unlocalized Ctg01, whole genome shotgun sequence genome:
- a CDS encoding Grx4 family monothiol glutaredoxin, whose translation MSSDNLVTVTSPEHFKSLLSADLDRVSCLNFWAPWAEPCQAFNKSIEEEAKKFSQVLFLNIEAEELSDISESFDIEAVPSFLLLRGHTLLARHSGSDVSLLQSLLSQHSSGSTSTSSSSSNTQPLATSNAVPQAPTETPRQRTEEEIVARCKELMNKHKVVLFMKGNPTSPKCGFSRQTVGLLREQGVEFAWFDILSDEDVRQGLKKVNDWPTFPQIIVNGELIGGLDILREMIENGEFQEILNGETEDGVDEK comes from the exons ATGTCATCCGACAACCTCGTCACAGTCACCTCGCCCGAACATTTCAAATCCCTCCTTTCAGCAGACTTGGACCGAGTGTCCTGTCTGAACTTCTGGGCACCATGGGCTGAGCCTTGTCAGGCATTCAACAAGTCaatagaggaagaggcaaaGAAGTTTTCTCAGGTATTATTCTTGAAC attgaagctgaagaattatctgatatctcagaATCATTTGATATTGAGGCTGTAccctcattcctcctcttacGT GGTCATACATTATTAGCTAGACATTCAGGATCCGACGTATCGTTATTACAATCACTCCTTTCTCAACATTCTTCCGgatcgacttcgacttcatcctcatcctcaaatACACAACCATTAGCAACTTCCAATGCGGTCCCTCAAGCACCCACCGAAACACCTAGACAGCgaactgaagaagagatcgtAGCTCGATGTAAAGAACTGATGAACAAGCATAAAGTGGTTTTGTTCATGAAAGGTAATCCGACTTCACCCAAATGTGGATTCTCAAGACAGACCGTAGGACTCTTAAGGGAACAGGGAGTAGAATTCGCTTGGTTCGATATTCtctcggatgaagatgtaagaCAGGGTTTGAAGAAGGTTAATGATTGGCCAA CCTTCCCTCAAATCATAGTCAATGGAGAACTGATAGGTGGTTTAGATATTTTGAGAGAAatgattgagaatggtgaaTTCCAAGAGATCTTGAATGGCGAAAcagaagatggagtggatgAGAAGTAA